One Candidatus Anaeroferrophillus wilburensis DNA window includes the following coding sequences:
- a CDS encoding phosphoribosylaminoimidazolesuccinocarboxamide synthase, with product MTRGEKLYEGKAKIIYATDDADHHILYFKDDATAFDGTKKGTIVEKGVLNNRISTHLFEMLESKGIATHLVKKLSDREVLVKSVRIMPVEVVVRNTIAGSLAKRMGKPEGESLPFPIVEYYYKDDSLHDPMINRDHVLAFSLATAVQIDQARELALKINDILRQFFADREILLVDFKLEFGVFHDQVLLADEICPDTCRLWDARSLEKMDKDRFRRDLGKIEEAYLEVSRRVCEPV from the coding sequence ATGACCAGAGGGGAAAAACTGTACGAAGGCAAGGCTAAAATAATTTATGCCACCGATGATGCTGATCACCATATCCTCTATTTCAAGGATGATGCCACCGCCTTTGACGGGACCAAGAAGGGGACGATTGTCGAAAAGGGCGTCCTCAACAACCGCATCTCCACCCATCTGTTTGAGATGCTGGAATCCAAGGGGATTGCGACCCACCTGGTGAAGAAACTCTCGGATCGTGAAGTGCTGGTTAAAAGTGTCAGAATTATGCCGGTGGAAGTGGTGGTCCGCAACACCATTGCCGGTAGCCTGGCCAAGCGCATGGGTAAGCCTGAGGGCGAGTCCCTGCCGTTTCCGATTGTCGAATATTACTACAAGGATGATTCCCTGCATGATCCGATGATCAATCGGGACCATGTGCTGGCCTTTTCCCTGGCAACCGCGGTCCAGATTGATCAGGCCCGGGAGCTGGCGCTGAAAATCAACGATATCCTGCGGCAGTTTTTTGCCGATCGGGAGATTCTGCTGGTGGATTTCAAGCTGGAGTTTGGTGTCTTTCACGATCAGGTGCTGCTGGCGGATGAGATCTGTCCGGATACCTGCCGGTTGTGGGATGCCCGCAGTCTGGAAAAAATGGATAAAGACCGCTTTCGCCGTGATCTTGGCAAGATAGAGGAAGCCTATCTTGAGGTCAGCCGGCGGGTATGTGAGCCTGTCTGA
- the smc gene encoding chromosome segregation protein SMC codes for MKVKELTIQGFKSFVHRTRIPLHAGITVVVGPNGCGKSNILDALRWVMGEQRPLQLRGKAMGDMVFNGTNRLKPAGLAEVHLTMTGRGQPLPPPYEQYAELMISRRMFRQGDSEYFLAKVPCRLKDVAALFRDTGIGAKGYAFIEQGQISHIITAKPTEIRFMFEEAAGVSNFQIQRQESYRKIRESEENLDRLHDIIHEVAKNLKNLQKQARQAKKYRRLQEDEKTLDQQLYVYRYRQVEDDLGPLREEVRRWQREVEAKEQERSSVGAELDNLTAKGRQLTLQLDETREQLSSRKEELVAAHSRITFLLQEQETVRRRLKEASDRQQRLQRRKTELQKTAGEHAGLLSEVVARLQKHNEERQSCEEAYETEKQTVARLASEQAAAREELFQLMTRESRTKNEQLLNQEKIKHLKQRRSQLEDISQQASGELAARRLLVEKLEKELAEQQANQQQLQRQKEQLTADLATQKEKYGKAEQERQNVADRLTACDRQWHQLHIKVSEGFGFTEGMKEALRAESGDRILHSFWDVFAEVPTEWEQPLELFIRQLCEGLVIADQSVVHAFIGRQRQRDRVAVLQPRQNLLSVDGCAILSQVIPTLADIVAVKEEFQDVVLPLLKRTYAVADGDAALALLDELPVDSYVLSKTGEIYAGNGWFWVGNSKKTSSNELLSLRRQQDEAEQDREIARQQLADQDRVLEDLQAGGAAISAKYHACLQELEPLDEAIRQGKRQLHDSLHEQNRLVTSARHADLEMTQLRVQEADLAEAVAAGSEEIGAAADLRAAQERQLTKLVALHQEGERQMLAAQEMLADKKVILASLNAEQAQVKREIDRFAVEGEQLDRQYAALTRDISADSAKLEGSVAGLNETREGIAALEKVVADHEQRLAGRVREREFLEEKLGSQQAHMRELESLLADWRPRLLDARLALQDSEHRQRQLMDSFVQRYGFSLPDHLRETGVAQQEFKEDEAVAKLKNIRSWIANFGQVNLLALEEEEEVQQRYDFLKEQEADLLSSIQAVREAIEKMEKTSREKFLATFFQVRDHFSQLFSELFDGGRASLNITDEDNLWEAGIEITAAPPGKRMQNLRLFSGGEKALLAIALIFAFFKVNPAPFCVLDEVDAPLDDANIGRFNQLVKKFAAHSQFLIITHNRRTMTIGDFLYGVTMEEDGVSKAVSVQLADYDRTTEQPLPAAEELAG; via the coding sequence ATGAAAGTCAAAGAACTGACCATACAGGGGTTTAAATCCTTTGTCCATCGGACCCGTATACCGTTGCATGCCGGGATTACGGTGGTTGTCGGGCCAAATGGCTGCGGCAAAAGCAATATCCTTGATGCTCTTCGCTGGGTTATGGGGGAGCAGCGGCCTTTGCAGTTGCGAGGCAAAGCGATGGGGGATATGGTTTTCAACGGAACCAACCGCCTCAAGCCCGCTGGTCTGGCTGAGGTGCATCTGACCATGACCGGCCGTGGCCAGCCATTGCCCCCGCCCTATGAGCAGTATGCGGAATTGATGATTTCCCGCCGGATGTTCCGTCAGGGGGATTCGGAATACTTTCTGGCCAAAGTTCCCTGCCGCCTGAAAGATGTTGCTGCGCTTTTTCGTGATACAGGCATTGGCGCCAAGGGCTATGCTTTCATCGAACAAGGACAGATTTCGCACATTATTACCGCCAAGCCGACCGAGATTCGCTTTATGTTTGAAGAGGCGGCCGGCGTTTCCAATTTCCAGATTCAGCGGCAGGAAAGTTATCGTAAAATCAGGGAGAGTGAGGAGAATCTCGACCGGCTCCATGATATCATCCATGAAGTGGCTAAAAATCTCAAGAATCTGCAGAAACAGGCCCGCCAGGCAAAAAAGTACCGCCGCCTCCAGGAGGATGAAAAAACTCTGGATCAGCAGCTCTATGTTTATCGCTACCGTCAGGTGGAGGATGATCTGGGTCCCTTGAGGGAGGAAGTGCGACGCTGGCAGCGCGAGGTGGAAGCCAAAGAACAGGAGCGTTCGTCAGTTGGTGCTGAGTTGGATAACTTGACTGCCAAGGGGCGTCAACTGACTCTGCAGCTGGACGAGACCCGGGAACAGCTGAGCAGCCGTAAAGAGGAGCTGGTTGCCGCCCATTCCCGGATTACGTTCCTTCTCCAGGAGCAGGAAACTGTCCGGCGCCGCCTAAAAGAGGCCAGTGATCGACAGCAGCGCCTGCAGCGCAGAAAAACCGAATTGCAGAAGACAGCCGGGGAACATGCAGGTCTCTTGTCAGAGGTTGTAGCGCGTCTGCAAAAGCATAATGAGGAACGTCAGAGCTGTGAAGAGGCCTATGAGACGGAAAAACAGACCGTTGCCCGTTTGGCCAGTGAGCAGGCTGCCGCCCGGGAAGAGCTCTTTCAACTGATGACCAGGGAAAGTCGGACAAAGAATGAACAGCTGCTCAATCAGGAGAAGATAAAGCATCTTAAGCAGCGTCGTTCCCAGTTGGAAGATATCAGCCAGCAGGCATCAGGGGAGTTGGCGGCTCGCCGGCTGCTGGTGGAAAAACTCGAAAAAGAGCTGGCTGAACAGCAGGCAAACCAGCAGCAGCTGCAGCGGCAGAAAGAGCAGCTGACGGCCGATCTTGCAACGCAGAAGGAGAAGTATGGCAAGGCGGAACAGGAACGGCAGAACGTTGCCGACAGGTTAACCGCTTGCGACCGGCAGTGGCATCAGCTGCATATCAAGGTTTCCGAAGGTTTTGGTTTTACCGAGGGGATGAAGGAGGCTTTGCGGGCCGAGTCCGGCGATCGTATCCTCCATTCGTTCTGGGATGTCTTTGCCGAGGTGCCCACTGAATGGGAACAGCCGCTGGAACTGTTTATCCGCCAACTTTGTGAAGGACTGGTGATTGCCGACCAGAGCGTGGTCCATGCTTTCATTGGCCGTCAACGGCAGCGGGATCGAGTGGCTGTTCTCCAGCCGCGCCAAAACCTTTTGTCGGTGGATGGTTGCGCCATCCTGTCTCAGGTGATTCCCACGTTGGCCGATATAGTCGCCGTTAAAGAAGAATTTCAGGATGTGGTTTTGCCATTGCTCAAACGTACCTACGCAGTTGCTGATGGTGATGCCGCCCTGGCCCTGCTGGATGAATTGCCGGTTGATTCCTATGTCCTTAGTAAAACTGGTGAAATCTACGCTGGTAACGGCTGGTTCTGGGTCGGCAATAGTAAAAAAACCAGCAGCAATGAGCTGCTATCCCTGCGGCGCCAGCAGGATGAGGCTGAGCAGGATCGGGAAATTGCCCGGCAGCAGCTTGCAGATCAGGACCGGGTGTTGGAGGATCTGCAGGCCGGGGGCGCGGCTATTAGCGCAAAGTATCATGCCTGTCTACAGGAATTGGAGCCGCTTGATGAGGCTATCCGGCAGGGTAAACGCCAGTTGCACGACAGCCTGCATGAGCAGAATCGTCTCGTGACGTCAGCTCGACATGCTGATCTTGAGATGACCCAATTGCGGGTTCAGGAAGCGGATCTCGCGGAAGCAGTTGCCGCCGGAAGTGAAGAGATTGGCGCCGCCGCTGATCTCAGGGCAGCGCAGGAACGGCAATTGACCAAACTGGTCGCTCTCCACCAGGAAGGGGAGCGGCAGATGCTTGCTGCTCAGGAAATGCTGGCTGATAAAAAGGTCATTCTGGCCTCCTTGAATGCCGAGCAGGCTCAGGTGAAACGCGAGATCGACCGGTTTGCCGTCGAAGGGGAACAGCTTGATCGCCAGTATGCCGCCCTGACCCGGGACATCAGCGCCGATTCCGCGAAACTTGAAGGGTCGGTGGCCGGTCTCAATGAAACGAGGGAGGGAATTGCGGCCTTGGAAAAGGTTGTCGCTGATCATGAACAGCGGCTGGCTGGCAGGGTGCGGGAAAGAGAATTCCTGGAGGAAAAGCTGGGCAGCCAGCAGGCGCATATGCGAGAACTGGAATCGTTGCTGGCTGACTGGCGCCCCCGGTTGCTTGATGCCCGGCTTGCCCTGCAGGACAGTGAACATCGCCAGCGCCAACTGATGGACTCCTTTGTTCAGCGCTACGGTTTTTCCCTGCCTGATCATCTGCGGGAGACAGGGGTTGCCCAGCAGGAGTTCAAAGAGGATGAAGCGGTTGCTAAGCTGAAAAATATTCGCTCCTGGATCGCTAATTTCGGGCAGGTTAACCTGTTGGCCCTGGAAGAGGAGGAGGAGGTGCAGCAACGCTACGATTTCCTCAAAGAGCAGGAGGCTGATCTGCTTTCTTCCATTCAGGCAGTTCGTGAAGCTATCGAGAAAATGGAAAAAACCTCCAGGGAAAAGTTTCTTGCCACCTTTTTTCAGGTGCGGGACCATTTTTCCCAATTGTTCAGCGAATTGTTTGATGGCGGCCGGGCGTCGTTGAATATTACCGATGAGGACAACCTCTGGGAAGCAGGAATCGAAATTACGGCAGCGCCACCGGGCAAGCGGATGCAGAATCTGCGACTCTTTTCCGGTGGTGAAAAAGCCCTGTTGGCCATCGCCCTGATTTTTGCCTTTTTCAAAGTTAATCCGGCGCCGTTTTGCGTCCTTGATGAGGTGGATGCCCCCCTCGATGATGCCAATATCGGCCGCTTCAACCAGCTGGTGAAAAAGTTTGCCGCCCACAGCCAGTTTCTCATTATTACCCATAACCGGCGGACCATGACCATCGGTGATTTTCTCTACGGGGTAACCATGGAAGAGGATGGGGTTTCCAAAGCGGTGTCGGTACAACTTGCTGACTATGACCGTACAACCGAGCAGCCCCTGCCGGCCGCCGAAGAGTTGGCTGGATGA
- a CDS encoding FAD-dependent oxidoreductase, giving the protein MKTADVAIIGGSAAGLMAAITLRKRYPGKKVLLVRDVTQTPVPCGIPYIYGTLGAVQKDIIADDKFLEMGIEIIHDTVTAIQRDKKTVTFAAHDTLAYDKLILASGSKPLLPPMPGIDLGNVFTIKKDPEHLQLIYTRLQKAKNVVVIGGGFIGVEMAEQIAKMGGATCKDYFCTAEESGSSLQVTIIEMLPHCLMLACEEEFCLQAENELRKMGINVLTNSRVEALEGNGTVSAVKLANGKSIPADIVIIGIGAIPNIDLAQQGDIDADPRSGVVVNEFMQTNDPDIYAAGDCASKFSLITGKPTGIRLASVACSEGMIAASNLYGIPRKTMGALGAFGTTVGNRSIAAAGLTTKAAADEGIEVVIGEAQAPNRHPGGLPGCIPDMKAKLLFRKSDGVIVGGHISGGEASADMVNIIAVAIQGEMTAEQLATMQYATHPLLTASPLAYQVMLAAENAAVALG; this is encoded by the coding sequence ATGAAAACAGCAGATGTGGCAATTATTGGTGGTTCGGCCGCCGGGCTGATGGCGGCAATCACCTTAAGAAAACGCTATCCGGGAAAAAAGGTTTTACTGGTCCGCGACGTGACACAGACGCCGGTTCCCTGTGGCATCCCCTATATCTATGGTACGTTGGGTGCCGTACAGAAAGACATTATTGCTGATGATAAGTTTCTAGAAATGGGGATTGAGATTATTCATGATACGGTCACCGCTATTCAGCGCGATAAAAAAACCGTCACTTTCGCAGCACATGACACCTTGGCCTACGACAAACTAATTCTGGCTTCCGGATCAAAACCTCTCCTGCCCCCCATGCCCGGCATTGACCTGGGCAACGTTTTTACCATTAAAAAAGATCCCGAACATCTGCAGCTCATTTATACCCGTTTACAGAAAGCGAAAAATGTCGTGGTCATCGGCGGTGGCTTCATCGGCGTTGAGATGGCTGAACAGATTGCCAAAATGGGCGGCGCCACCTGCAAAGATTATTTCTGCACCGCCGAAGAAAGTGGTTCATCTCTGCAGGTAACCATCATCGAGATGCTGCCCCACTGCCTGATGCTGGCCTGCGAAGAAGAGTTCTGCCTGCAGGCGGAAAACGAACTGCGGAAAATGGGAATCAACGTGCTGACCAACAGCCGTGTTGAAGCCCTGGAAGGTAATGGCACCGTATCCGCTGTCAAACTGGCTAACGGTAAAAGCATTCCAGCCGACATCGTTATTATCGGCATCGGGGCAATCCCCAACATCGACCTTGCCCAACAGGGTGATATTGATGCCGATCCCAGGAGCGGGGTTGTGGTTAATGAATTTATGCAGACCAATGACCCTGACATCTATGCAGCCGGCGACTGCGCCAGTAAATTTTCCCTGATTACCGGCAAACCGACCGGCATCCGTCTGGCTTCGGTTGCCTGTTCTGAAGGCATGATTGCGGCCAGCAACCTTTACGGTATTCCAAGAAAAACCATGGGTGCTTTGGGGGCCTTTGGCACCACGGTGGGGAATCGGAGTATTGCCGCCGCCGGCCTGACCACCAAAGCGGCGGCTGATGAAGGAATTGAAGTGGTCATCGGCGAAGCACAGGCACCAAACCGTCATCCCGGCGGATTGCCCGGCTGCATTCCCGACATGAAAGCCAAACTCCTGTTCCGCAAGAGTGACGGCGTTATTGTAGGCGGCCATATAAGCGGTGGTGAGGCCTCTGCCGACATGGTCAACATCATTGCCGTTGCCATCCAGGGGGAAATGACGGCTGAACAGCTGGCCACCATGCAGTATGCCACCCATCCGCTGCTTACCGCCTCGCCCTTGGCATACCAGGTGATGCTGGCCGCGGAAAATGCTGCAGTTGCCCTGGGCTAG
- a CDS encoding HlyC/CorC family transporter, with protein sequence MDSATIALLTALFLLLVLLSAFFSGTETALLTFRRYRLRYYSKKYEGQARQLKKTLKSPQEFIATVLVCNNFVNVAASALATYLCVYFFGNKGVVISTVVVTAILLIFAEITPKTYAASRSDTIALKIAGLFNLIIRLMRPMTRLMNIFTNQMIKVLDVARTGHTEPLFDEEIKSFILSGREKGALNHHESLMMHNILEIEKATVKEIMVPRQEVTMIHMNTPYAEIQRLVRDAGYSRYPVFSKSQEDIVGIIHIKDLLTHQFGKTFSLAQIIRPVLFIPEIMPLDTLLETFRQHKTHMAIVVDEYGGMEGLVTVEDLIEEIVGELKDEMDEGSEAEIIALKNGTYLVRADISIRRFNLEIPSVQIPEEDRYLHLSGFILSQLGRIPVAGDIIEIDAARLSVIRVAANKVLLVKVIPHPPISS encoded by the coding sequence ATGGACAGTGCCACCATTGCTCTGCTGACCGCCCTCTTCCTGCTGTTAGTACTCCTGTCAGCTTTTTTCTCCGGCACTGAAACCGCCCTGCTCACCTTTCGCCGTTACCGCCTCCGCTACTATAGCAAAAAATATGAAGGCCAGGCCAGACAACTGAAAAAAACGCTCAAGAGCCCCCAGGAATTCATCGCCACGGTCCTGGTATGCAACAATTTTGTCAATGTGGCGGCCTCGGCTCTGGCCACTTATCTGTGCGTCTATTTCTTTGGCAATAAGGGGGTGGTAATCTCTACGGTAGTCGTTACGGCAATTCTGTTAATTTTTGCCGAGATCACCCCAAAAACCTACGCAGCCTCGCGCTCTGACACCATTGCTCTGAAAATAGCCGGCCTGTTTAACCTGATTATCCGCCTGATGAGACCGATGACCCGACTAATGAACATCTTTACCAACCAGATGATCAAGGTCCTGGACGTTGCCAGGACCGGCCACACTGAGCCCCTGTTTGATGAGGAGATCAAATCCTTCATTCTCAGCGGCCGGGAAAAAGGAGCTTTGAATCACCATGAATCGCTGATGATGCATAATATCCTGGAAATTGAAAAGGCCACTGTCAAGGAAATCATGGTTCCCCGCCAGGAAGTAACCATGATCCACATGAACACCCCTTACGCGGAAATCCAGCGTCTGGTTAGAGATGCAGGCTATTCCCGCTATCCGGTGTTCAGCAAAAGCCAGGAAGATATTGTCGGCATCATCCACATCAAAGACCTGCTGACCCATCAGTTCGGCAAAACCTTTTCTCTGGCCCAGATCATCAGGCCGGTACTTTTCATTCCGGAAATCATGCCCCTTGATACCCTGCTGGAGACTTTCCGGCAGCATAAAACGCACATGGCGATTGTTGTCGATGAGTATGGCGGCATGGAAGGCCTGGTAACCGTTGAAGACCTCATCGAAGAGATTGTCGGCGAATTAAAAGATGAGATGGATGAAGGATCTGAAGCGGAAATCATTGCCCTGAAAAATGGCACCTATCTGGTCCGGGCGGACATCTCCATCCGCCGCTTCAACCTTGAAATACCCTCCGTGCAGATTCCCGAAGAAGACCGCTACCTGCACCTGTCAGGCTTCATCCTCTCCCAGTTGGGCAGAATCCCCGTTGCCGGCGATATCATCGAGATTGATGCCGCCAGGCTATCGGTCATCCGGGTGGCCGCAAACAAGGTTCTCCTGGTAAAGGTCATCCCCCATCCCCCAATCTCTTCTTGA
- a CDS encoding cytochrome c biogenesis protein CcdA yields MSSTSNISIFIAFTAGLLSFVSPCVLPLIPSYLTYITGMSFDDLVESKKRSVRRQTLIHSLLFILGFSLVFVAMGASATYLGNFFQQNQALIRKIGGLVVILLGIHITGAFKLKFLERERRVEFKNKPVGYVGSVLVGIAFAAGWTPCIGPILASILLYASTSQQMATGIILLVFYSLGLGLPFLIAALAFNSFLAYFARLNRYLRIISMVSGIFLIIIGLLLFFNYLSALSQYITIVIPQAGG; encoded by the coding sequence ATGTCTTCAACGTCCAATATCTCAATTTTTATTGCTTTTACCGCCGGTTTACTTTCTTTTGTTTCACCCTGTGTACTGCCCCTGATTCCGTCGTATCTGACCTATATTACCGGGATGTCTTTTGACGATCTGGTGGAATCAAAAAAGCGATCGGTCCGCCGACAGACGCTTATCCATTCCCTGCTCTTTATTCTGGGCTTCAGCCTGGTGTTTGTGGCTATGGGAGCCTCGGCCACGTATCTCGGGAACTTTTTTCAGCAGAATCAGGCGCTGATCAGGAAAATTGGCGGCCTGGTGGTCATCCTGCTCGGTATTCATATCACCGGTGCTTTTAAACTGAAGTTTCTTGAGCGGGAACGAAGGGTGGAATTCAAAAACAAACCGGTGGGTTATGTGGGCTCGGTGCTGGTGGGAATCGCCTTTGCCGCCGGTTGGACACCCTGCATCGGTCCCATCCTGGCCAGCATTCTGCTCTATGCCAGTACGTCGCAGCAGATGGCCACCGGCATCATCCTGCTGGTCTTCTATTCCCTCGGTCTGGGGCTTCCCTTCCTCATTGCTGCGCTGGCATTCAACTCATTCCTGGCCTATTTCGCCCGGTTGAACCGTTACCTGCGCATAATCAGCATGGTCAGCGGCATATTCCTGATTATTATTGGTTTGCTACTCTTTTTCAACTATTTATCCGCGCTTTCCCAGTATATTACCATCGTTATACCCCAAGCAGGAGGTTGA
- a CDS encoding ABC transporter ATP-binding protein, with amino-acid sequence MKVNRTVPSGQESQPLLTVKDLQKKFPVRGGGLFAPQGTLTAVDGVSLSIQPGETVGLVGESGCGKSTLGKLLLRLETLDRGEIFFHDISIGRLTERQLRPYRRRFQMIFQDPYSSLNPRMRVRKIIEEPLIIHRQGKAAWRRQRVDELLDVVGLDAEVGNRYPHEFSGGQRQRVGIARALCLNPEFVVADEPVSALDVSIQAQILNLLLDLKEQFQLTMLFISHDLSVVKLVSDRILVMYLGRIVEEAAGDVLYREPLHPYTRLLLQSIPLPDPRQRRKKVTAPAGSSRAAMGTGCPFYARCHERLPRCAVEMPQLQQANGTQHRVACHLYFP; translated from the coding sequence ATGAAGGTGAACAGGACCGTGCCTAGCGGCCAGGAATCACAGCCTTTGCTGACCGTTAAGGATCTGCAGAAAAAATTTCCCGTACGGGGTGGAGGGTTGTTTGCCCCGCAGGGGACGCTGACCGCTGTTGATGGGGTGAGCCTGAGCATCCAACCGGGTGAAACGGTCGGTTTGGTGGGGGAGTCCGGCTGCGGCAAATCAACCTTGGGGAAGTTGCTGCTTCGTTTGGAAACCCTTGACCGGGGGGAAATCTTTTTTCATGATATTTCCATAGGGAGATTGACTGAACGACAGCTGCGGCCTTATCGCCGCCGGTTTCAAATGATTTTTCAGGATCCCTACTCATCCCTGAACCCGAGGATGAGAGTGCGGAAGATCATTGAAGAACCCCTGATTATTCACCGTCAGGGTAAGGCGGCCTGGCGGCGCCAGCGGGTCGATGAACTGCTCGATGTTGTCGGCCTGGATGCCGAAGTGGGCAACCGTTATCCCCATGAGTTCAGTGGTGGTCAGCGCCAGCGGGTCGGCATCGCCAGGGCTTTGTGCCTGAACCCTGAGTTTGTGGTTGCCGATGAGCCGGTATCGGCTCTTGATGTTTCCATCCAGGCCCAGATTCTTAATCTGCTGCTGGATCTGAAAGAGCAGTTTCAGCTGACCATGCTGTTTATTTCCCATGATCTCAGTGTGGTGAAACTGGTTAGTGATCGAATTCTGGTAATGTACCTGGGCAGGATTGTCGAAGAAGCGGCTGGTGATGTTCTGTATCGGGAGCCTTTGCATCCCTATACCCGCTTGCTGCTGCAGTCAATTCCTTTGCCTGATCCCCGTCAGCGGCGAAAAAAAGTCACGGCGCCGGCCGGCAGCAGTCGGGCAGCGATGGGAACCGGCTGCCCTTTTTATGCCCGTTGCCATGAACGTCTGCCCCGGTGTGCCGTGGAGATGCCGCAGTTGCAGCAGGCCAATGGCACACAGCACAGGGTAGCCTGTCACCTTTATTTTCCTTAG
- the aroB gene encoding 3-dehydroquinate synthase — protein MAIHKISVQLAGKSYPIMIGSGMLAGVNDEMHLPHFRGKRGVIITNETVAALHLNQLLDLFARTEYDVAPIVISDGEQYKNQETLFSLYRSMYDAGLQRDGFVCAFGGGVIGDLAGFAAATYMRGIDLLQVPTTLLAQVDSAIGGKNGINLPVGKNLVGTFYQPRAVISDVDLLTTLPEEEFYSGLGEVVKYALIAGEDFVSFLEMNHQGILAKNPKILASMLHYCSRIKADFVARDELEQLGVRAILNLGHTMAHALEKAGAYRGIKHGAAVAIGLAYVAYLSVEAGFLAKEELRRITALLELFGLQGIAPDDVSADELLAVMERDKKVANGKLNMVLLRNIGQPFVQSNISREHLLAALEKCRQPLGHEGEQDRA, from the coding sequence ATGGCAATACATAAAATTTCCGTGCAGTTGGCGGGGAAAAGCTACCCGATAATGATTGGTTCAGGTATGCTTGCCGGCGTCAATGATGAGATGCACCTGCCCCATTTTCGCGGCAAACGTGGTGTTATTATCACCAACGAAACGGTGGCGGCCCTGCATCTGAACCAGTTGCTCGATCTTTTTGCCCGTACCGAGTACGATGTCGCGCCGATTGTTATTTCTGACGGGGAACAGTACAAAAACCAGGAAACCCTTTTTTCCCTCTACCGGAGCATGTATGATGCCGGCCTGCAACGGGATGGGTTCGTCTGTGCATTCGGCGGCGGGGTTATCGGTGATCTGGCCGGCTTTGCTGCGGCCACCTATATGCGGGGCATTGATCTGCTGCAGGTACCAACCACCCTGCTGGCCCAGGTTGACAGTGCCATCGGCGGCAAAAACGGCATCAATCTGCCGGTGGGCAAAAATCTGGTGGGTACGTTCTATCAGCCGCGGGCGGTCATTTCTGATGTTGATCTCCTGACCACCCTGCCGGAGGAAGAGTTCTACAGCGGCTTGGGAGAGGTCGTCAAATATGCCTTGATTGCCGGTGAAGATTTTGTTTCCTTTCTGGAGATGAATCATCAGGGCATCTTGGCCAAAAATCCTAAAATTCTTGCCAGCATGCTGCACTACTGTTCACGGATTAAAGCTGATTTTGTTGCCCGGGATGAACTTGAGCAGCTGGGTGTACGGGCTATTTTGAATCTTGGTCATACCATGGCTCACGCCCTTGAAAAGGCCGGCGCATACCGGGGGATCAAGCATGGTGCTGCGGTGGCCATCGGTCTGGCATACGTGGCGTATCTGTCTGTTGAGGCTGGCTTTCTGGCAAAAGAGGAACTGCGGCGGATTACCGCGTTGCTCGAGCTTTTTGGTCTTCAGGGTATTGCTCCCGATGATGTGAGTGCCGACGAACTGCTGGCGGTTATGGAGCGCGACAAAAAAGTTGCCAACGGCAAGCTCAACATGGTTCTTTTGCGTAATATCGGCCAACCCTTCGTCCAGAGCAACATCAGCCGTGAGCATCTACTGGCTGCTCTGGAAAAATGCCGGCAGCCTCTGGGCCATGAAGGTGAACAGGACCGTGCCTAG